One Pogoniulus pusillus isolate bPogPus1 chromosome 22, bPogPus1.pri, whole genome shotgun sequence DNA segment encodes these proteins:
- the GDF9 gene encoding growth/differentiation factor 9, with translation MEGTWRICVCFYCCLHWLASSIQCSPHFRGGVTSDKSSGFLAAPEDSELNPLLWLPKSVRRGYALLPPLLKVLSDRGHQNWESEVPRLRPDSRALRYMKRLYKMSATKDGIPKANKSHLYNTVRLFTPCSECKHLYRDLMKGDVHSVDLLFNLDRVTALEHLLKSVLLYSFDTSVPNSSSITCMCHLSAKEHGFSSQVCPSSSHSIAFSLHFEVRKRKWVEIDVTSFLQPLIATNRRNIHMAVNVTCLMGEPPQNTKLENPINMALVPPSLLLYLNDTSEQAYHRWNSLRHRRKNPVRPRPRNSPRSDRENSQGKRASRWRREEKLQEAPTTSPSDLSQYFKQFLFPQNECELHNFRLSFSQLKWDKWIIAPHRYSPQYCKGDCPRVVGHRYGSPVHTMVQNIIYEKLDPSVPKPSCVPAEYSPLSVLTIEPDGSIVYKEYEDMIATKCTCR, from the exons ATGGAGGGTACCTGGAGAATCTGTGTTTGCTTCTACTGCTGTCTTCACTGGCTTGCTTCTAGCATCCAGTGTTCCCCCCACTTCAGGGGTGGTGTCACCTCTGACAAGAGCTCTGGGTTCCTGGCAGCTCCAGAGGACAGCGAGCTAAACCCCTTGCTGTGGCTGCCCAAGAGTGTAAGGCGTGGCTAtgccctcctgcctcccctcctcAAGGTGCTGTCAGAccggggacaccagaactgggaaAGTGAAGTCCCCAGGCTGCGGCCAGACTCCAGAGCCCTTCGGTACATGAAGAGGCTGTATAAGATGTCTGCCACCAAGGATGGAATCCCAAAGGCTAACAAAAGCCACCTCTATAACACTGTTCGTCTTTTCACACCGTGTTCTGAATGCAAGCACCTCTACAGGGACCTAATGAAAG GAGACGTTCACTCGGTGGATTTACTCTTCAACCTGGATCGTGTTACTGCTCTGGAGCACTTACTCAAGTCTGTCTTGCTCTATTCCTTTGACACATCAGTTCCCAACTCCTCTTCCATTACCTGCATGTGCCATTTGTCTGCTAAGGAGCATGGCTTCTCTAGCCAAGTATGCCCCAGCAGTTCACACTCTATAGCTTTTAGCCTGCACTTTGAAGTTAGGAAGCGCAAATGGGTTGAGATTGATGTGACTTCCTTCCTCCAGCCTCTGATTGCTACTAACAGGAGGAACATTCATATGGCCGTGAATGTCACTTGTCTGATGGGTGAGCCACCACAGAACACTAAACTGGAAAATCCCATTAACATGGCACTGGttcccccttctcttcttctttacCTGAATGATACCAGTGAGCAAGCTTATCACAGGTGGAACTCACTTagacacagaaggaaaaacccAGTGAGGCCCAGGCCAAGGAACAGTCCTCGGAGTGACAGAGAGAATTCACAGGGTAAAAGGGCCTCTCGGTGGCgaagagaggagaagctgcaAGAAGCACCAACAACTTCACCTTCTGACCTGAGCCAGTACTTCAAACAGTTCCTGTTCCCTCAGAACGAGTGCGAGCTCCACAACTTCCGCCTGAGTTTCAGCCAGCTGAAATGGGACAAATGGATCATAGCCCCTCACAGGTACAGCCCTCAGTACTGCAAGGGTGACTGCCCCAGGGTGGTGGGGCACCGCTACGGCTCTCCTGTCCACACCATGGTGCAGAACATCATCTACGAGAAGCTGGACCCCTCTGTTCCCAAGCCCTCCTGTGTTCCTGCCGAGTACAGCCCCCTGAGCGTGCTGACCATAGAGCCTGATGGCTCCATCGTCTACAAAGAGTACGAAGATATGATAGCGACCAAGTGCACCTGTCGGTAG